The Microbacterium foliorum genome has a window encoding:
- a CDS encoding alpha/beta hydrolase fold domain-containing protein — MIDLGDDLPPLDEPVLAWLRRTAELTAALPDAGPAGSPARRRAAREVSDIVAVEFTDPAPDGVRVDDLMVAGAEGPLRARRFRSSAAAGPQPTMLWLHGGGWTEGTIDEILNERVCADRALRSGVQLISLEYRLAPEHPFPAPVLDAVAALADLRAHADEWGIDTHRLGVGGNSAGATIAASAALRERDAGRPLHHQTLEVPPTALRPVGESMDRYRRASGMEDAEGIVEIYRAGAPLEEASPLDAADHRHLAPALILAAEHDPLRDGAIAYTRTLQAAGVPVVLRIGAGHVHGSPGLTAHWHGARAWRDVFAHELACAYATTMAGPDGARPLPHRSITVPVPAPTPTPTPTPTLTPTPSWRR, encoded by the coding sequence ATGATCGATCTCGGCGACGATCTCCCGCCGCTCGACGAGCCGGTGCTCGCCTGGCTGCGCCGCACCGCCGAGCTCACGGCTGCACTGCCCGACGCGGGTCCCGCCGGGTCCCCCGCGCGTCGCCGCGCCGCCAGAGAGGTCAGCGACATCGTCGCGGTCGAGTTCACCGACCCCGCCCCTGACGGCGTGCGGGTCGACGATCTGATGGTCGCCGGCGCAGAAGGGCCGCTGCGCGCGCGACGCTTCCGGTCGTCCGCAGCCGCCGGGCCGCAGCCGACGATGCTGTGGCTGCACGGGGGCGGATGGACGGAAGGCACGATCGACGAGATCCTCAACGAGCGGGTATGCGCCGACCGCGCTCTCCGCTCCGGCGTGCAGCTCATCTCGCTCGAGTACCGGCTCGCCCCCGAGCATCCGTTCCCCGCTCCGGTTCTGGATGCGGTCGCCGCTCTGGCCGACCTGCGCGCGCACGCCGACGAGTGGGGCATCGACACGCACCGGCTCGGCGTCGGGGGGAACTCGGCGGGAGCCACCATCGCCGCCTCGGCCGCGCTGCGGGAACGCGACGCGGGGAGGCCGCTGCACCATCAGACGCTCGAGGTGCCCCCGACGGCTCTGCGCCCCGTGGGCGAGTCGATGGACCGATACCGCCGCGCGTCGGGGATGGAGGATGCGGAGGGGATCGTCGAGATCTACCGCGCCGGCGCTCCCCTGGAGGAGGCCTCGCCCCTGGATGCCGCGGATCACCGGCACCTCGCGCCCGCCCTGATCCTCGCGGCGGAGCACGACCCGCTGCGCGACGGCGCCATCGCCTACACGCGGACGCTGCAGGCTGCCGGTGTGCCCGTGGTGCTGCGCATCGGGGCGGGCCACGTGCACGGCTCCCCCGGTCTCACCGCCCACTGGCACGGCGCGCGTGCATGGCGCGACGTGTTCGCCCACGAGCTGGCATGCGCGTACGCGACCACCATGGCGGGCCCGGACGGCGCGCGACCGCTTCCCCACCGTTCGATCACCGTCCCCGTACCCGCCCCGACCCCGACACCGACACCGACCCCGACCCTCACACCGACCCCGAGCTGGAGACGATGA
- a CDS encoding MFS transporter: protein MSAPAVDPVFPSPSSAPPLASDAIPGERQSRWFWVAFVLAWFGSGIAQGVASVAIPQLLKEWNPDQATGDLSIVLTLGGAAVLITTPIFGRVSDRSMSRLGIRRPWILSGAVIALVGYAIQATAPSLLLLGTGTVLVLVGWGAISMTVHTLFADQIRRSIRAIMSAVTGAATALGILGGVSLSGVVATTGQAGMFLIPGGLSVLLALLLFFALKDIRRATPAAPLDWNGVLATFWLSPRRHPDFAWAWMCRFFMTASIVSVTSYLYLTISGRFGIDDPAAIASVQTQATAAFTLMNLVMAFVFGVISDRTKRRKPSVVIGSLASAAGLVLAVSFGDIVWFLVGIAIVGAGQGAYIAADVALMTECLPSIDDAGKDLGIVALAYLLPGILVPVFGYFATRIGSPTGENFVALYMGAVVMALIAAFAVTRVKGVR from the coding sequence ATGTCCGCCCCTGCAGTCGACCCCGTGTTCCCCTCCCCGTCCTCCGCACCTCCGCTCGCATCGGACGCCATCCCCGGCGAGCGCCAGAGCCGCTGGTTCTGGGTGGCGTTCGTCCTGGCCTGGTTCGGCTCGGGTATCGCGCAGGGCGTGGCGAGCGTCGCGATCCCCCAGCTGCTCAAGGAATGGAACCCCGATCAGGCGACGGGCGATCTCAGCATCGTGCTCACCCTCGGCGGCGCTGCGGTGCTCATCACGACGCCGATCTTCGGTCGGGTGAGCGACCGCTCGATGTCCCGCCTCGGCATCCGTCGCCCCTGGATCCTCTCCGGAGCCGTCATCGCGCTGGTCGGCTATGCGATCCAGGCGACCGCACCGTCGCTGCTGCTGCTCGGCACCGGCACGGTGCTCGTGCTGGTGGGGTGGGGAGCGATCTCGATGACGGTCCACACGCTGTTCGCCGATCAGATCAGACGCAGCATCCGCGCGATCATGTCGGCGGTGACGGGTGCCGCCACCGCACTCGGCATCCTCGGCGGTGTCTCGCTGTCGGGCGTCGTCGCGACGACAGGACAGGCGGGGATGTTCCTGATCCCGGGCGGCCTGTCGGTGCTCCTCGCGCTCCTGCTGTTCTTCGCACTCAAGGACATCCGACGCGCGACGCCCGCCGCCCCGCTGGACTGGAACGGGGTGCTCGCCACGTTCTGGCTGAGCCCGCGCCGCCACCCCGACTTCGCGTGGGCGTGGATGTGCCGGTTCTTCATGACCGCGTCGATCGTGTCGGTCACCAGCTATCTCTATCTGACGATCTCCGGCCGCTTCGGAATCGACGACCCCGCGGCGATCGCGAGCGTGCAGACGCAGGCGACCGCGGCCTTCACGCTGATGAATCTCGTGATGGCCTTCGTCTTCGGCGTGATCTCCGACCGCACGAAACGCCGCAAGCCGTCGGTCGTGATCGGATCTCTGGCCAGCGCGGCGGGTCTCGTGCTCGCCGTGTCCTTCGGCGACATCGTGTGGTTCCTGGTCGGCATCGCGATCGTGGGTGCGGGCCAGGGCGCGTACATCGCCGCCGACGTGGCCCTCATGACCGAGTGCCTGCCCTCGATCGACGACGCGGGCAAGGATCTCGGCATCGTGGCGCTCGCATACCTGCTGCCCGGTATCCTCGTGCCCGTGTTCGGCTACTTCGCGACCCGCATCGGATCTCCCACCGGCGAGAACTTCGTCGCCCTCTACATGGGCGCGGTGGTGATGGCGCTGATCGCCGCGTTCGCCGTCACCCGCGTGAAGGGCGTGCGATGA
- a CDS encoding SGNH/GDSL hydrolase family protein, which yields MRAQHLVAFAGVGVAAVGAAAGIRFVLAHQAAIARRRIGKPLGELSIDADRVWRRSLGGEPIELLVLGDSLAAGLGAETRKQTLGGRLAKGMARRIGWPVHLRTAAVVGSESPDLAAQLTGLPEDYAPHVAVIVVGGNDVTHRIPVTVSTQHLRDAILHLRRRGTEVVVGTCPDLGALRPVPQPLRRLVSSMSRRLAEAQTETALAAGARPVDLRRAVGPMFFDDPDAMFSMDRFHPSPLGYRRTAEALLPTACHAAETALSSRRRSVG from the coding sequence ATGAGAGCACAGCATCTCGTCGCCTTCGCCGGGGTCGGCGTCGCGGCCGTGGGGGCGGCCGCCGGCATCCGATTCGTGCTCGCCCATCAGGCGGCCATCGCGCGCCGACGCATCGGCAAGCCGCTCGGCGAACTGTCGATCGATGCCGACCGCGTCTGGCGTCGCTCCCTCGGCGGTGAGCCGATCGAACTGCTCGTGCTCGGTGACTCGCTCGCGGCGGGTCTCGGCGCCGAGACCCGCAAGCAGACGCTCGGCGGGCGGCTGGCCAAGGGCATGGCTCGACGGATCGGGTGGCCCGTGCACCTGCGCACCGCGGCGGTCGTGGGCTCGGAGTCGCCCGACCTGGCGGCTCAGCTCACCGGCCTGCCGGAGGACTACGCGCCGCACGTCGCCGTGATCGTGGTGGGCGGCAACGACGTCACGCACCGGATCCCGGTCACGGTCTCGACGCAGCACCTGCGCGACGCGATCCTGCATCTGCGTCGACGCGGCACCGAGGTCGTGGTCGGCACCTGTCCCGACCTCGGTGCGCTGCGCCCGGTTCCGCAGCCGCTGCGCCGTCTGGTCTCCAGCATGTCGCGCAGGCTGGCGGAGGCGCAGACCGAGACGGCGCTCGCCGCGGGAGCGCGTCCCGTCGATCTCCGCCGTGCCGTCGGTCCGATGTTCTTCGACGATCCGGACGCCATGTTCAGCATGGATCGGTTCCATCCGAGCCCGCTGGGCTACCGGCGCACGGCCGAGGCGCTCCTCCCCACCGCGTGTCACGCGGCGGAGACTGCGCTCAGCTCGCGTCGTCGATCGGTGGGCTGA
- a CDS encoding MazG family protein, which produces MREVRENCVWSQRITHRDLVPYLIEESHEVIDAVENGTRADLREELGDLLWQVLFHAAIAAQDPTDPFDIDDVAATLTEKMVRRHPHVFAGETATTPEQVLVHWNAAKAAEKRTRRSVLDGIPRGMPALALAQKVVGRATGTGADVAGAVPAGSVPRTEAELGDALLALVAVARSQGWDAERALRERLRRVEDEVREAESRP; this is translated from the coding sequence ATGCGCGAGGTGCGGGAGAACTGCGTGTGGTCGCAGCGGATCACCCACCGCGACCTGGTGCCGTACCTGATCGAGGAGTCGCACGAGGTCATCGACGCGGTCGAGAACGGCACGAGGGCCGACCTCCGCGAGGAGCTCGGCGACCTGCTCTGGCAGGTCCTCTTCCACGCAGCGATCGCCGCGCAGGACCCCACGGACCCCTTCGACATCGACGACGTCGCCGCGACCCTGACCGAGAAGATGGTGCGGCGGCATCCGCACGTCTTCGCGGGCGAGACGGCGACCACGCCCGAGCAGGTGCTCGTGCACTGGAACGCCGCCAAGGCGGCCGAGAAGCGCACGAGACGCAGCGTGCTCGACGGCATCCCGCGGGGGATGCCGGCTCTCGCCCTCGCACAGAAGGTGGTCGGCAGGGCCACAGGCACCGGAGCGGATGTCGCAGGAGCAGTGCCGGCGGGATCCGTTCCGCGCACGGAGGCCGAGCTGGGCGATGCGCTGCTCGCGCTCGTCGCGGTCGCCCGGTCGCAGGGCTGGGATGCCGAGCGTGCCCTGCGCGAGCGCCTCCGGCGCGTGGAGGACGAGGTCCGCGAAGCCGAATCGCGCCCCTGA
- a CDS encoding histidine--tRNA ligase, which produces MRDILPADKARRERVLSVIRDRYRSHGFDEIETPALEEYSRLHAGIGGDNEKLAFNVLRRGLDADAIRGAADDQGALADLGLRYDLTVPLARFYASNRGQLPGVFRSIQIGPVWRAERPQKGRYRQFVQCDIDIIGDDSARAESELMVASLDAVDALGLEGATVRINDRRALDWMLDSFGFTAEERPGVLITIDKLDKIGPDGVATELRERGAATSAVDAFEEFLRRPQTMEYNPFGERQIRKALPDGAPDEIVGHLVGIGEAVAAGRGADDIPLVFDPFLVRGMGYYTGTIFELAHPSVPYSLGGGGRYDGMIGRFLGQQVAAVGFSLGFERLVDLVTLVGDAGDRAVVLIHDADVPVAELVSHKARLVASGARVRLERRTKNVKALLERSAADGYTEFATVSAGAAELELKPLS; this is translated from the coding sequence ATGCGCGACATCCTCCCCGCCGACAAGGCCCGCCGTGAGCGCGTCCTCTCCGTCATCCGCGACCGCTACCGGTCGCACGGCTTCGACGAGATCGAGACGCCGGCGCTCGAGGAGTACTCGAGACTGCACGCCGGCATCGGCGGCGACAACGAGAAGCTCGCTTTCAACGTGCTGCGCCGCGGGCTCGACGCCGACGCGATCCGCGGGGCCGCCGACGACCAGGGGGCACTGGCCGACCTGGGGCTCCGCTACGACCTGACCGTGCCGCTCGCGCGCTTCTACGCCAGCAACCGCGGGCAGCTGCCCGGTGTCTTCCGTTCCATCCAGATCGGCCCGGTGTGGCGTGCGGAGCGGCCGCAGAAGGGCCGCTACCGCCAGTTCGTGCAGTGCGACATCGACATCATCGGTGACGACTCCGCCCGGGCGGAGTCCGAGCTGATGGTGGCCTCGCTCGACGCGGTCGACGCCCTCGGACTGGAGGGCGCGACCGTGCGCATCAACGACCGGCGGGCGCTGGACTGGATGCTCGACAGCTTCGGGTTCACCGCCGAGGAGCGCCCCGGCGTTCTCATCACGATCGACAAGCTCGACAAGATCGGGCCCGACGGCGTCGCGACCGAACTGCGGGAGCGCGGCGCCGCCACGTCGGCGGTCGACGCGTTCGAGGAATTCCTGCGCCGCCCCCAGACCATGGAATACAACCCGTTCGGCGAACGACAGATCCGCAAGGCGCTGCCCGACGGCGCGCCGGACGAGATCGTCGGACACCTCGTCGGGATCGGCGAGGCGGTCGCCGCCGGACGCGGTGCCGACGACATCCCGCTCGTCTTCGATCCGTTCCTCGTGCGCGGCATGGGCTACTACACGGGCACGATCTTCGAGCTCGCCCACCCCTCGGTGCCGTACTCGCTGGGCGGCGGAGGTCGCTACGACGGCATGATCGGCCGGTTCCTCGGACAGCAGGTCGCTGCCGTCGGCTTCTCGCTCGGCTTCGAGCGCCTGGTCGATCTGGTGACCCTCGTCGGGGACGCCGGGGACCGCGCGGTCGTGCTCATCCATGACGCCGATGTGCCGGTGGCCGAGCTGGTCTCGCACAAGGCGCGGCTCGTCGCATCCGGAGCACGAGTGCGCCTGGAGCGACGGACGAAGAACGTCAAGGCGCTGCTCGAGCGCTCGGCCGCCGACGGGTACACGGAGTTCGCCACGGTGTCGGCCGGCGCGGCGGAGCTGGAGCTCAAGCCCCTCTCCTGA
- the nhaA gene encoding Na+/H+ antiporter NhaA, whose protein sequence is MRISVNPLRGQQFPAVLLLLAAGIGLLLANLPVHDALAAVLDLHIAVPGTTLDLSIEHWVSDGLLAVFFLVVAIELRHELTHGELDSPRKAVQPAIAAAGGVLVPIAVYLLIAGDSATATGWPIPTATDIAFALGVLAMFGRGLPSTVRVFLLALAILDDIIGIVFIAVLFAHDVQWLLLVLAVIAVAAFWLLSRALHATGHAGIAVAMVVVGVVAWGLVAASGIHATIAGVLLGLVMSPVPAARTRHALEPTVNGLILPVFAFVAAFVVIPDLAPSELSPAFWGIVVALPVGKILGISLFGWIAMRIRPRGAPPALPFGDILAAGTLGGIGFTVSLLLANLAFARDAGIRDQAILGVLVGSLCALLLSAVIVSLRARFYRRLAATAPESPTIT, encoded by the coding sequence ATGCGCATCTCCGTGAACCCCCTGCGTGGACAGCAGTTCCCCGCCGTGCTGCTGCTGCTCGCCGCGGGCATCGGACTGCTGCTCGCCAACCTGCCCGTACACGATGCGCTCGCCGCGGTGCTCGATCTGCACATCGCGGTGCCGGGGACCACGCTGGACCTCTCGATCGAGCACTGGGTGTCCGACGGCCTCCTCGCGGTGTTCTTCCTTGTTGTCGCGATAGAGCTGCGCCACGAGCTGACCCATGGCGAGCTCGATTCGCCGCGCAAGGCCGTGCAGCCGGCGATCGCCGCCGCCGGCGGTGTGCTCGTGCCGATCGCCGTCTACCTGCTCATCGCCGGAGACTCCGCGACCGCGACCGGATGGCCGATCCCCACGGCGACCGACATCGCCTTCGCCCTCGGCGTGCTCGCCATGTTCGGGCGCGGCCTGCCCTCGACCGTGCGGGTGTTCCTGCTGGCGCTGGCGATCCTCGACGACATCATCGGCATCGTCTTCATCGCGGTGCTCTTCGCACACGACGTGCAGTGGCTGCTGCTCGTCCTCGCCGTGATCGCGGTGGCCGCGTTCTGGCTCCTCAGCCGCGCGCTGCACGCCACGGGTCACGCGGGCATCGCGGTCGCGATGGTCGTGGTCGGAGTCGTGGCGTGGGGACTCGTCGCCGCATCCGGCATCCATGCCACCATCGCGGGCGTCCTGCTGGGCCTCGTGATGTCGCCGGTGCCCGCCGCCCGCACCAGGCACGCACTCGAGCCCACGGTCAACGGGCTGATCCTGCCGGTCTTCGCCTTCGTCGCGGCGTTCGTGGTCATCCCCGATCTCGCCCCCTCCGAGCTGTCGCCGGCGTTCTGGGGCATCGTGGTCGCGCTTCCCGTCGGCAAGATCCTCGGCATCTCGCTGTTCGGCTGGATCGCCATGCGCATCCGCCCGCGGGGCGCCCCTCCTGCGCTGCCGTTCGGCGACATCCTGGCGGCCGGAACGCTGGGCGGCATCGGGTTCACGGTCTCGCTGCTGCTCGCCAACCTCGCTTTCGCCCGTGACGCGGGCATCCGTGACCAGGCGATCCTCGGCGTGCTCGTCGGCTCGCTGTGCGCGCTGCTGCTGTCGGCGGTCATCGTGTCGCTGCGCGCCCGCTTCTATCGTCGTCTGGCCGCGACGGCCCCCGAGAGCCCGACGATCACCTGA
- a CDS encoding CocE/NonD family hydrolase has protein sequence MSGTTRLSLTARREHRRLSRVDGMPPVTHPKVRRTSGIPVEASDGVTLLTDHWHAEGAGGHTVLIRTPYGREGIGGVARFLAERGHHVVVQSCRGTFGSGGAFDPLHHEVADGQAAMRWVRRQHWATGRVHSWGGSYFGVTQWAYCDGDERPDAMGIAISARRFDDAILYPGGGFSIDTPLTWAYALDIQEKSLPARLRALLLAAPALDRGARAVPPTEAVRTARGADPAFFRDWVAHSDAGDPWWDPLHFASDLGSIPPVTLMAGWQDLFLVGQLSDHAALQDAGHAVRLIVGDWVHGAPEITDIGVREVLEAFTGGPPSGVRVEVTGGVGWRELDSWPPPSTALTLDATAANRLSPSRDSATASTLSYRYDPADPTPAAGGRTLNPFRAGRRDQRARERRDDVLVFTGDVLRTDLVVMGAPGFEMSFTSTNPRADVFVRLCEVDARGTSRTITDGYRRLSPEASADEPRSVRLDLAPIAHRFAAGSRLRLQVSSGAHPVHLRNPGTDDPVRDHSRLIPSIQTVQVGGPTPARLTLPMVDSTGHPEFTRA, from the coding sequence ATGAGCGGCACCACTCGGCTGAGCCTCACCGCACGGCGAGAGCACCGACGACTGAGCCGGGTCGACGGGATGCCGCCCGTCACGCACCCCAAGGTGCGCCGCACCTCGGGCATCCCCGTCGAGGCCTCCGACGGCGTCACCCTGCTCACCGACCACTGGCACGCCGAGGGGGCCGGCGGCCACACCGTGCTCATCCGCACGCCGTACGGACGCGAGGGCATCGGCGGCGTCGCGCGGTTCCTCGCCGAACGCGGACACCACGTCGTGGTGCAGAGCTGCCGGGGCACGTTCGGCTCGGGAGGCGCGTTCGATCCGCTGCATCACGAGGTCGCCGACGGTCAGGCGGCGATGCGCTGGGTGCGCCGACAGCACTGGGCCACGGGCCGTGTGCACTCCTGGGGCGGGAGCTACTTCGGGGTGACGCAGTGGGCGTACTGCGACGGCGACGAGCGACCGGACGCGATGGGGATCGCGATCTCGGCCCGCCGGTTCGACGACGCGATCCTCTACCCGGGCGGCGGGTTCTCGATCGACACCCCGCTCACCTGGGCGTACGCGCTCGACATCCAGGAGAAGTCGCTGCCCGCCCGCCTGCGGGCGCTGCTGCTCGCGGCGCCCGCGCTCGACCGCGGCGCACGAGCGGTGCCGCCGACCGAGGCCGTGCGGACGGCCCGCGGCGCGGACCCCGCCTTCTTCCGCGACTGGGTCGCGCACAGCGACGCCGGAGACCCGTGGTGGGATCCGCTGCACTTCGCCTCGGACCTCGGGAGCATCCCGCCCGTGACGCTGATGGCCGGCTGGCAGGACCTCTTCCTCGTCGGCCAGCTCTCCGACCACGCGGCACTGCAGGATGCCGGGCATGCGGTGCGCCTGATCGTCGGGGACTGGGTGCATGGGGCGCCCGAGATCACCGACATCGGCGTGCGCGAGGTTCTGGAGGCGTTCACCGGCGGGCCGCCCAGCGGAGTGCGCGTCGAGGTCACGGGCGGCGTCGGGTGGCGCGAGCTCGACAGCTGGCCCCCGCCCTCCACCGCGCTGACGCTGGATGCGACCGCCGCGAACAGGCTGTCTCCGAGCCGGGATTCCGCGACCGCATCGACCCTCTCCTACCGGTACGACCCCGCTGACCCCACTCCGGCGGCGGGCGGGCGGACCCTGAATCCGTTCCGCGCCGGACGCCGCGATCAGCGCGCCCGCGAACGACGCGACGACGTGCTCGTGTTCACGGGTGACGTGCTGCGCACCGACCTGGTCGTGATGGGAGCACCGGGGTTCGAGATGTCGTTCACATCGACGAATCCTCGGGCCGATGTCTTCGTGCGACTGTGCGAGGTCGACGCCAGGGGCACCTCGCGCACGATCACCGACGGATACCGGCGGCTGTCGCCCGAGGCGAGCGCCGACGAGCCCCGCAGCGTGCGCCTCGATCTGGCCCCGATCGCCCACCGCTTCGCCGCCGGGTCGCGCCTGCGCCTGCAGGTGTCATCCGGTGCGCATCCGGTGCACCTGCGCAACCCGGGGACGGACGACCCGGTGCGCGACCACTCGCGGCTGATCCCGAGCATCCAGACGGTGCAGGTCGGCGGACCGACCCCCGCGAGGCTCACGCTCCCGATGGTCGACAGCACAGGACATCCGGAATTCACCCGCGCATGA
- a CDS encoding alpha/beta hydrolase yields MPRPRNGRFRRPTLDDAVARYENRIAPLLAPEPKDPAGRRRVASENDTRVSAALGIVPLDTATRDELVPVDGHPDVRVRVYWPDADPAARGADLPILVYFYGGGFTIAGIDWVSWDARFRQRAHDAGIVLVAVDYAHAPEQRYPTQPEQCWSAFEWVRAHATELGGSPWRIAVGGASSGGDLAAAVTLMNRDRANHPIALQILENPALDLTIGHADMAGIAASMPGVIVRTAGRQLVRQYLGDDAGTARLPYASPLLAASHDGLPPALILTSELDPLRGDGEAYARALSDAGVAVTAVRFIGQTHGSLGCTGLIPAADAAHRLLIAELRTLHSADARRVESAR; encoded by the coding sequence ATGCCCAGACCGAGGAATGGCAGATTCCGCCGTCCGACGCTCGACGACGCGGTGGCGAGGTACGAGAACCGGATCGCGCCGCTGCTGGCTCCCGAGCCGAAGGACCCCGCCGGCCGCCGACGCGTGGCGAGCGAGAACGACACGCGCGTGAGCGCCGCGCTGGGCATCGTCCCCCTCGACACCGCGACGCGCGACGAGCTCGTGCCGGTCGACGGGCACCCCGACGTGCGCGTGCGCGTCTACTGGCCGGACGCCGACCCGGCCGCCCGCGGCGCCGACCTGCCGATCCTCGTGTACTTCTACGGAGGCGGATTCACGATCGCCGGCATCGACTGGGTGAGCTGGGACGCACGGTTCCGGCAGCGCGCACACGACGCGGGGATCGTGCTCGTCGCGGTCGACTACGCCCACGCCCCCGAGCAGCGCTATCCGACCCAGCCCGAGCAGTGCTGGTCGGCGTTCGAGTGGGTGCGCGCACATGCGACCGAGCTCGGCGGCTCGCCCTGGCGGATCGCGGTCGGGGGCGCCTCGTCGGGTGGCGACCTCGCCGCGGCCGTGACCCTGATGAACCGTGACCGCGCGAACCATCCGATCGCCCTGCAGATCCTCGAGAACCCGGCACTGGATCTGACGATCGGGCACGCCGACATGGCTGGGATCGCCGCCTCGATGCCCGGCGTGATCGTCCGCACGGCGGGACGCCAGCTGGTGCGGCAGTACCTCGGCGACGATGCGGGCACCGCACGCCTCCCCTACGCCTCTCCGCTCCTGGCGGCCTCCCACGACGGCCTCCCCCCGGCCCTCATCCTCACCTCGGAGCTCGATCCGCTGCGCGGCGACGGCGAGGCGTACGCCCGCGCGCTGTCGGATGCGGGGGTCGCGGTCACGGCCGTGCGGTTCATCGGCCAGACGCACGGATCGCTGGGATGCACCGGTCTCATCCCCGCAGCCGATGCCGCGCACCGTCTGCTGATCGCCGAGCTGCGCACCCTGCACTCGGCGGATGCCCGACGCGTGGAAAGCGCCCGATGA
- a CDS encoding APC family permease, translated as MPLARRLTLGDATALGLGSMIGAGVFSVWAPAVGVAGSGLLVALVIAAIVAYCNATASAQLAAVHPVAGGTYAYARAEIGPWWGFIAGWSFVIGKIASCAAMAMTFAAYAAPDGWRIPVAVAAVVALAVVNCFGVTRTALVTRILVVCSLLGLAVVVAVGLGTASAASPVPLPDATAYGVLQGAGLLFFAFAGYARIATLGEEVVDPARTIPRAIVLALGGAVVVYLLVAVTVVATLGGAAAASTAPLADVLASTGWAALAPVVRITAAAASLGALLALLTGIGRTTLAMAREHDLPSFLAKIDDRRQVPRRAEILIAVIVVAIVLVADLRDAIGFSSFGVLLYYLIANAAAFRQQGPARRHPRALQVVGALGCLLLVNSLPVLASIVGTAVVLLGVLARMIRLRLTR; from the coding sequence ATGCCCCTCGCCCGCCGCCTGACGCTCGGCGACGCCACCGCCCTCGGACTGGGTTCGATGATCGGCGCCGGCGTCTTCTCGGTCTGGGCACCCGCGGTCGGTGTCGCCGGCAGCGGCCTCCTGGTCGCGCTCGTGATCGCGGCGATCGTCGCCTACTGCAACGCCACCGCGTCGGCGCAGCTCGCCGCCGTGCATCCGGTGGCCGGCGGCACCTACGCCTACGCACGTGCCGAGATCGGCCCCTGGTGGGGCTTCATCGCCGGATGGAGCTTCGTGATCGGCAAGATCGCGAGCTGCGCGGCGATGGCCATGACGTTCGCCGCATACGCCGCCCCGGACGGCTGGCGGATTCCGGTCGCCGTGGCCGCGGTGGTCGCACTCGCGGTCGTCAACTGCTTCGGCGTGACCCGCACGGCTCTCGTCACCCGCATCCTCGTGGTGTGCTCGCTGCTGGGACTGGCCGTCGTCGTCGCGGTCGGGCTCGGGACGGCATCCGCGGCATCCCCCGTTCCCCTGCCCGATGCGACGGCGTACGGGGTGCTGCAGGGTGCGGGTCTGCTGTTCTTCGCGTTCGCCGGGTACGCGAGGATCGCCACCCTGGGCGAGGAGGTCGTCGATCCCGCGCGCACGATCCCGCGGGCGATCGTGCTCGCTCTCGGCGGTGCCGTCGTCGTATATCTGCTGGTCGCCGTCACGGTCGTCGCCACCCTCGGCGGCGCGGCGGCGGCGAGCACAGCGCCGCTCGCCGACGTCCTCGCCTCCACGGGGTGGGCCGCGCTCGCACCCGTCGTCCGGATCACGGCGGCGGCCGCCTCGCTGGGCGCGCTGCTCGCACTCCTCACCGGGATCGGACGCACCACACTGGCCATGGCGCGGGAGCACGACCTGCCCTCGTTCCTCGCGAAGATCGACGATCGCCGGCAGGTGCCCCGACGAGCCGAGATCCTGATCGCCGTCATCGTGGTCGCGATCGTGCTCGTCGCGGATCTCCGCGACGCGATCGGGTTCTCCTCCTTCGGAGTCCTGCTGTACTACCTGATCGCGAACGCCGCGGCCTTCCGCCAGCAGGGTCCCGCGCGCCGCCATCCCCGTGCGCTGCAGGTCGTGGGGGCGCTCGGCTGCCTGCTGCTGGTGAACTCGCTGCCGGTGCTGGCCTCGATCGTCGGGACGGCTGTGGTGCTGCTCGGGGTGCTCGCCCGGATGATCCGGCTGCGGCTGACGCGCTGA